A portion of the Armatimonadota bacterium genome contains these proteins:
- a CDS encoding DUF4258 domain-containing protein, whose product MKPIRLTAHARVQCSERGASEDEVARAVRDGTREPAKKSRLQCRYNFPFGGTWQGKRYPVKQVAPVIVEEADEIVVITVYTYYF is encoded by the coding sequence ATGAAACCGATACGACTGACCGCGCATGCCCGAGTGCAGTGCTCCGAGCGCGGCGCGTCCGAGGATGAGGTCGCCCGAGCCGTGCGGGACGGCACTCGCGAGCCCGCGAAGAAGAGCAGGCTGCAGTGCCGGTACAACTTCCCGTTCGGCGGCACATGGCAGGGCAAGCGCTACCCGGTCAAGCAGGTGGCTCCCGTGATCGTCGAGGAAGCCGATGAGATCGTGGTGATCACCGTGTACACCTACTATTTCTGA
- a CDS encoding DUF2283 domain-containing protein: MKITYDPEGDALYIRLIEGDCECRTVRLNEEIALNIGPDEKLVGIEIIDAREVLGKGELPNVVLENLTLASAA; encoded by the coding sequence ATGAAGATAACATACGATCCCGAAGGCGACGCGCTGTACATCCGCCTCATCGAAGGCGATTGCGAGTGCCGTACCGTCAGGCTGAACGAGGAGATTGCCCTCAACATTGGCCCGGACGAGAAGTTGGTCGGCATAGAGATAATAGACGCCAGGGAAGTCCTCGGCAAGGGCGAGCTTCCCAACGTCGTGCTGGAGAACCTGACCCTCGCCTCCGCGGCATGA
- a CDS encoding NUDIX hydrolase codes for MELTEKTLESQRIYDGKIVNLRVDTVELPNGRVSKREVVEHKGAVAVVPMLDHETLILVRQYRQPVGGTILEIPAGTLERGEDPFDCARRELVEEIGYFPEKLTEMFHSYLSPGYSNELLHTFLAEDLREEEVNRDSDEFLEIVRIRLSDAEEMIRSGEIVDAKSICGILLASRLFKGC; via the coding sequence ATGGAGTTAACAGAGAAAACCCTCGAATCTCAGCGGATATACGACGGCAAGATCGTCAACCTGCGGGTGGATACGGTCGAGCTGCCGAACGGGCGCGTCTCGAAGCGCGAGGTCGTGGAGCACAAGGGCGCGGTGGCGGTCGTGCCGATGCTCGACCACGAGACGCTGATCCTCGTTCGCCAGTACCGCCAGCCGGTCGGCGGGACGATATTGGAGATACCGGCGGGGACGCTCGAACGGGGAGAGGACCCATTCGACTGCGCGCGGCGGGAACTCGTCGAGGAGATCGGTTACTTCCCGGAGAAGCTGACCGAGATGTTCCACTCGTATCTCTCTCCCGGCTACTCGAACGAGCTGCTGCACACGTTCTTGGCGGAGGATTTGCGGGAGGAAGAAGTGAACAGGGATTCCGACGAGTTCCTGGAGATAGTACGGATCAGGCTGAGCGACGCGGAGGAGATGATCCGCTCGGGAGAGATCGTGGACGCGAAGAGCATCTGCGGGATCCTGCTGGCGTCGCGGCTTTTCAAGGGGTGCTAG
- a CDS encoding methylenetetrahydrofolate reductase, producing MKSGSRLERLLEAGKFAVCGELGPPQSADPEAVTKKCKNFAGFVDAVNLTDNQSAIVRLSSVCSAALVMREGLEPVIQMTCRDRNRIAIQSDILGAAAMGVKNILCLSGDHMTSGNHPQARGVHDLDAVSLIAMVKKMRDEKAFQCGEEIKVEPRMFIGGAANPFAEPFDWRVSRLEKKVKAGADFIQTQAIFDVPRFEEFMADVRKRGLHKQVYIMGGVLPARSAKALGYMASEVPGMRVPEEYLKRMEAAEDPKEEGVAICVEIIERLKEIEGVAGVHIMPVMWESITPTIVERAGLLPRPEPPEYAETAE from the coding sequence ATGAAGTCAGGGAGTAGGCTCGAGCGGCTGCTCGAGGCGGGGAAGTTCGCGGTGTGCGGGGAGCTCGGGCCGCCCCAGAGCGCCGATCCCGAGGCCGTGACTAAGAAGTGCAAGAACTTCGCGGGATTTGTGGACGCGGTGAACCTCACGGACAACCAGTCCGCGATAGTCCGCCTGTCGAGCGTGTGCAGCGCGGCGCTGGTGATGCGGGAGGGCCTCGAGCCGGTCATCCAGATGACGTGCCGGGACCGCAACCGGATCGCGATACAGAGCGACATCCTCGGCGCGGCGGCGATGGGCGTGAAGAACATCCTCTGCCTCTCGGGCGACCACATGACCTCGGGCAACCATCCGCAGGCGCGCGGAGTCCACGACCTCGACGCGGTCAGCCTCATCGCGATGGTCAAGAAGATGCGCGACGAGAAGGCCTTCCAGTGCGGCGAGGAGATCAAGGTCGAGCCGCGGATGTTCATCGGCGGGGCGGCGAACCCGTTCGCGGAACCGTTCGACTGGCGCGTGAGCCGGCTCGAGAAGAAGGTCAAGGCGGGCGCGGATTTCATACAAACCCAGGCGATCTTCGACGTGCCGCGATTCGAGGAGTTCATGGCGGACGTCCGGAAGCGCGGCCTCCACAAGCAGGTCTACATCATGGGCGGGGTCCTTCCGGCCCGGTCGGCGAAGGCGCTCGGGTACATGGCGAGCGAGGTGCCCGGGATGCGCGTGCCCGAGGAGTACCTGAAGCGCATGGAAGCCGCCGAAGACCCGAAGGAAGAGGGAGTCGCCATCTGCGTGGAGATCATCGAGCGGCTGAAGGAAATCGAGGGCGTCGCCGGGGTGCACATCATGCCGGTGATGTGGGAGTCCATCACCCCGACGATCGTCGAGCGGGCGGGACTGCTCCCGAGGCCCGAGCCGCCGGAGTACGCGGAGACCGCGGAGTGA
- a CDS encoding methyltetrahydrofolate cobalamin methyltransferase yields the protein MLIIGERINTSRKIKGEPVIENAVRARDADYFVDLARKQYEAGAHYIDVNAGTLVGGEPEALEWLVTTVQGALDVPCSLDSPNPVAIERALKVHKGQAFINSITAEKDRYAAILPFVKEYGTKVVALSMDDEGIPTTADGRIRVARKLVADLLDEGIKPENIYSDPLVYPIATGGDYGLAVLDTIRTVKAEFPDVQTIGGLSNVSHGMPVRKYLNQAFAVMCMTAGIDAAIIDPMDKQLMALICATEALRGRDEYCAEYISASREGKFE from the coding sequence ATGCTCATCATCGGAGAGAGAATCAACACCAGCAGGAAGATCAAGGGAGAGCCGGTCATCGAGAACGCCGTCAGGGCGCGGGATGCCGACTACTTCGTTGACCTCGCCCGCAAGCAGTACGAGGCCGGGGCGCACTACATTGACGTGAACGCCGGCACCCTCGTCGGCGGCGAGCCCGAGGCGCTCGAGTGGCTCGTCACGACCGTCCAGGGAGCGCTCGACGTCCCGTGCTCGCTCGACAGCCCGAACCCGGTCGCCATCGAGAGGGCGCTGAAGGTCCACAAGGGGCAGGCGTTCATCAACTCGATCACCGCCGAGAAGGACCGCTACGCGGCGATACTGCCGTTCGTCAAGGAGTACGGCACGAAGGTCGTCGCGCTCAGCATGGACGACGAGGGCATCCCGACGACGGCCGATGGGCGCATCCGAGTCGCGCGGAAGCTGGTCGCCGACCTCCTGGACGAGGGGATCAAGCCGGAGAACATCTACTCCGACCCGCTCGTCTACCCGATCGCGACCGGCGGCGACTACGGGCTGGCGGTCCTCGATACGATCCGCACCGTCAAGGCAGAGTTCCCGGACGTGCAGACGATCGGCGGCCTGAGCAACGTCTCGCACGGCATGCCGGTCAGGAAGTACCTCAACCAGGCGTTCGCGGTGATGTGCATGACGGCGGGGATAGACGCGGCGATCATTGACCCGATGGACAAACAGCTCATGGCCCTGATCTGCGCGACCGAGGCGCTTCGGGGCCGGGACGAGTACTGCGCGGAGTACATCTCTGCCTCCCGCGAGGGGAAGTTCGAGTAG
- a CDS encoding RHS repeat-associated core domain-containing protein translates to MFRDKRPTQETIFVPGRPADYLYYANGWLKEVQENSASIAEYIYDEVGNRTRVELGNDAYTTYDYHSTDPRYFVSEIEHFQPDDQSIGAITYSQRDDSGNPTSVTYPGGAVSYTYDVNNRLVSESSSSFGYDWVGNRLNPPADPSPMVYDDTDKLVTWPGEHQYTYYPTGSLYQQKNSQGSVQKTFTYTGAELLESVTHAGVNDPSEMEWDGDANRVSFTRSTTPIGTWYFVYDTTAGIPAVIEENDGDPVYYIREPNGALIARVDGATTNYYHFDALGSTRLLTNGSGTVTDTYTYDAWGKQTASTGPTAQPYRYVGQLGYYSHYQDENLFDQSGYQFLQLGVRFYDALTGRFTQRDPAKDGLNCFVHASDDPLGRVDPSGLACTAIERAVRDDALSLVPAPTLVRHLRTEHSWKQVGYEPTWGIAWGSDNMVGCNCIWQRSERSVDLWKRLEPMKQKMSCQTWGPCGYGGSWTYWRHFVRPVFYEHAGDWRLLPRLSLQDTRKTPGFVILTSTGEDCLCRMPQ, encoded by the coding sequence GTGTTCCGAGACAAACGCCCAACCCAGGAGACGATCTTCGTCCCCGGAAGGCCTGCCGACTACCTCTACTACGCGAACGGGTGGCTGAAAGAGGTGCAGGAAAACAGCGCTTCCATCGCCGAATACATCTATGACGAGGTAGGCAACCGGACGCGGGTTGAGCTCGGGAATGACGCGTATACGACGTATGACTACCATTCCACCGATCCGAGGTACTTCGTGAGCGAGATCGAGCACTTCCAGCCCGATGATCAGAGCATCGGCGCGATAACCTACTCGCAGCGGGACGACTCGGGGAACCCGACCTCCGTGACGTATCCCGGCGGGGCGGTCAGCTACACCTACGACGTGAACAACCGCCTCGTGAGTGAGAGCTCGTCGTCCTTCGGGTACGACTGGGTCGGGAACCGGCTGAACCCGCCGGCAGACCCGAGCCCGATGGTCTATGACGACACGGACAAGCTGGTGACGTGGCCCGGTGAGCATCAGTATACCTACTACCCGACGGGGAGTCTCTATCAGCAGAAGAACAGCCAGGGGAGCGTTCAGAAAACGTTCACCTACACCGGAGCCGAGCTGCTGGAGTCGGTAACGCACGCCGGAGTGAACGATCCGAGCGAGATGGAGTGGGACGGTGATGCGAACCGGGTGAGCTTCACGAGGAGCACGACTCCCATAGGGACCTGGTACTTCGTGTACGACACGACGGCGGGCATCCCGGCGGTGATCGAGGAGAACGACGGTGATCCGGTCTACTACATCCGCGAGCCGAACGGGGCGCTGATCGCCCGGGTGGACGGCGCGACGACGAACTACTATCACTTCGACGCGCTCGGCTCGACCAGGTTACTGACGAACGGCTCGGGAACGGTGACCGACACCTACACGTATGACGCATGGGGGAAGCAGACGGCGAGCACCGGCCCGACCGCCCAGCCGTACCGGTACGTCGGGCAACTCGGATACTACTCCCACTACCAGGACGAGAACCTCTTCGACCAGTCCGGCTACCAGTTCCTCCAACTCGGCGTCCGGTTCTATGATGCCTTGACGGGGAGGTTCACGCAGAGAGATCCGGCTAAGGATGGGCTGAACTGCTTCGTGCATGCTTCTGACGATCCTCTAGGCCGAGTCGATCCTTCTGGGCTTGCATGCACAGCTATCGAGAGGGCAGTTCGCGATGATGCCCTGTCTCTTGTCCCGGCTCCAACGTTGGTCAGGCATCTCCGGACTGAGCATTCGTGGAAGCAGGTGGGATACGAGCCGACCTGGGGTATTGCTTGGGGGAGCGACAACATGGTTGGCTGCAACTGCATCTGGCAGCGGAGCGAGAGGAGTGTGGACCTCTGGAAGCGTCTCGAGCCGATGAAGCAGAAGATGTCCTGCCAGACCTGGGGGCCGTGCGGATACGGCGGCAGTTGGACATACTGGCGGCACTTCGTCAGACCAGTGTTCTACGAACACGCCGGGGATTGGCGTTTGCTCCCAAGGTTGTCACTTCAGGACACGCGGAAGACGCCCGGATTCGTTATTCTGACGAGTACCGGGGAGGATTGCTTGTGCCGTATGCCACAGTAA
- a CDS encoding RHS repeat-associated core domain-containing protein, with the protein MSCCEPRVLTDWKGTVSYTYDAWGKQTASTGSTAQPYRYVGWLGYYSHYQDGNLFDEEGPQLLQLGVRFYDPQTGRFTQRDPVPSVKLSNYAYVSNEPVLAVDPSGEIVEQLLCAAARWFISCHSCSRRAANEGWVEAEKYLAKKNIQLDDSGGEGRNEKNAVGHCVRACQTMRDCKGVFDCVGATGVRTYLNTVYEAPLPEFLVPDRAEECSMDKHNNNIGMSCAAAKSKSCIECCMEHHKELVILDPPKPKR; encoded by the coding sequence ATGTCTTGCTGTGAACCCCGAGTCCTCACGGACTGGAAGGGAACGGTCAGCTACACGTATGATGCCTGGGGGAAGCAGACCGCGAGCACCGGCTCGACCGCCCAGCCGTACCGGTACGTCGGCTGGCTCGGGTACTACTCGCACTACCAGGACGGGAACCTCTTCGATGAGGAGGGCCCGCAGCTCCTTCAGCTTGGGGTAAGGTTCTACGATCCCCAGACCGGGAGGTTTACGCAGAGGGACCCTGTGCCTTCCGTGAAATTGTCCAACTACGCTTACGTCAGCAATGAGCCAGTGTTGGCGGTAGATCCGTCTGGGGAGATCGTAGAGCAACTCCTGTGTGCTGCAGCCAGATGGTTCATTTCCTGTCACAGTTGCAGTCGGCGTGCTGCCAACGAGGGCTGGGTAGAGGCAGAGAAGTATCTGGCAAAGAAGAACATCCAACTTGATGACAGCGGTGGCGAGGGCAGAAACGAGAAGAACGCCGTTGGTCACTGTGTTCGAGCCTGCCAGACGATGAGGGACTGCAAGGGGGTGTTCGACTGCGTCGGGGCGACTGGTGTGCGCACCTATCTCAATACTGTTTACGAAGCTCCGCTACCCGAGTTCTTAGTGCCAGACCGGGCAGAAGAGTGCAGCATGGATAAGCACAATAACAACATTGGCATGTCATGCGCCGCAGCCAAGAGCAAGTCGTGTATCGAGTGTTGCATGGAGCACCACAAGGAGTTAGTGATCCTAGACCCTCCCAAGCCTAAGCGATGA
- a CDS encoding ankyrin repeat domain-containing protein, producing the protein MRKRQKPALRYLRVLCATVSMLVVVPCGCSKGDARRDQLVRAIRNNDYTSAAQLLRQSPKLANAEVSTMRAIRTPQSVLIIAVENNHASIAELLIRKGAEVTYRDYRQWTALHYAAERGSSQIIELLLAAGADPDICDNDGLTPMMLAVESGERTAVDLLRNSGAKSGCRLHEAAALGDFDAAIAEVKRAPQAINSRQHYWSPLALAARHGHLEVAAFLVRNGACVDDEAFREAARSGHLSVVKLLRPHILNIDDNGGGSVQYTALQVAAMEGHTAVVTYLLHEGADPEVVTQGFTTIELARNADQNRIADLLVRHMQSKP; encoded by the coding sequence ATGAGGAAGCGCCAGAAGCCAGCTCTCCGTTATCTCCGAGTCCTGTGCGCTACTGTCTCAATGCTGGTCGTAGTCCCTTGTGGCTGCTCAAAAGGGGACGCTAGGCGCGACCAGTTGGTCAGGGCCATTAGGAACAACGACTACACAAGCGCAGCTCAACTCCTGAGGCAGTCGCCCAAGCTGGCAAACGCAGAGGTTTCGACAATGAGGGCTATCCGGACTCCGCAGTCTGTATTGATCATAGCTGTGGAGAACAACCATGCGAGCATTGCGGAGCTTCTGATTCGCAAGGGAGCAGAAGTGACGTATAGGGATTACCGTCAGTGGACGGCGCTGCATTACGCTGCCGAGCGCGGCAGTTCTCAGATCATAGAGCTGCTGCTGGCTGCAGGTGCCGATCCGGACATTTGTGACAATGACGGGCTGACACCCATGATGCTTGCGGTTGAAAGTGGAGAGCGTACCGCAGTTGACCTGCTTAGGAATTCGGGAGCTAAGTCTGGGTGCAGACTACATGAAGCTGCCGCGCTGGGCGACTTTGATGCGGCAATAGCCGAGGTGAAGCGTGCCCCACAGGCTATCAACTCGAGACAACACTATTGGTCACCTTTGGCTCTTGCTGCGCGACATGGGCACCTCGAAGTAGCTGCGTTTCTTGTGAGAAACGGTGCGTGCGTGGACGATGAGGCATTCAGAGAGGCCGCTAGGTCCGGGCATCTCAGCGTGGTGAAACTACTGCGTCCCCACATCCTCAATATCGACGATAATGGGGGAGGATCTGTCCAGTACACGGCCCTGCAGGTCGCCGCAATGGAAGGGCACACGGCGGTAGTAACCTACCTATTGCATGAAGGAGCAGACCCAGAAGTGGTGACACAGGGCTTCACAACTATCGAGCTAGCGCGAAATGCCGATCAGAATCGAATCGCGGACTTGCTAGTACGTCACATGCAATCCAAACCATGA
- a CDS encoding lipid II-degrading bacteriocin, with protein MTDRPTATTQDPRYFVDEIGHYDSSNALLTSGPISYNTRDDSGNPTEIQDWDGTRSYGYDTNNRLASESSSSFWYDWVGNRLNPPTAPNPMEYNAADQLTRFPGEHQYDYLGTGSMENQYDDDSPRNLEKTFEYTPANLLSSVTHVGANYPTEMEWDADSNRVSFTSSDTDTTWYFVYDTTAGIPAVIEEETPSGSVYYIREPGGQLIARIGASTHYYHFDALGSTRFLTNGSGTVTDTYTYDAWGKQTASTGSTAQPYRFVGQLGYYSHYQDSNLFSQSSYQFLQLGVRFYDALTGRFTQRDPIQDGLNWYSYVGGKPLMWADPFGLMSRWRFVDMWDAYIGGTQNRPYHLPITELNLDAIDISKWTTMYGLINGGRPGKYQIDEYRLVSFDPTKSLFDAYAVGTLELRIKGTLEICSANSWTFDGRVVGDRDTFDFQRSTHRTRMAEFLTTLGRSFEGVGAKPYPVSIDGYAPVAWASFHRPPGQYTVPRPLLDPLRLMPNVRMPYF; from the coding sequence ATGACTGATCGACCTACGGCTACGACGCAGGATCCCAGGTATTTCGTGGATGAAATCGGGCACTATGACTCGTCGAACGCGTTGTTGACCAGCGGTCCGATCAGCTACAACACACGGGACGACTCCGGCAACCCGACCGAGATCCAGGACTGGGACGGCACGCGGAGTTACGGCTACGACACGAACAACCGCCTCGCGAGCGAGAGTTCGTCGTCCTTTTGGTACGACTGGGTCGGGAATCGGCTGAATCCCCCCACCGCTCCGAACCCGATGGAGTACAACGCCGCCGATCAGCTGACCAGGTTCCCCGGTGAGCACCAGTACGACTACCTCGGGACCGGCAGCATGGAGAACCAGTACGACGACGACTCGCCGAGAAACCTGGAGAAGACGTTCGAGTACACCCCGGCGAACCTGCTTTCGTCCGTGACCCACGTCGGGGCTAACTATCCCACTGAGATGGAGTGGGATGCTGATTCCAACCGAGTGAGCTTCACGAGCAGCGACACCGACACGACCTGGTACTTCGTCTACGACACGACGGCGGGGATACCGGCGGTAATCGAGGAGGAGACGCCGAGCGGATCGGTATACTACATCCGCGAGCCGGGCGGACAACTCATCGCCCGAATCGGTGCCAGCACCCATTACTACCACTTCGACGCGCTCGGCTCGACCAGGTTCCTGACGAACGGCTCGGGAACGGTGACCGACACCTACACGTATGACGCCTGGGGGAAGCAGACGGCGAGCACCGGCTCGACCGCCCAGCCGTACCGCTTCGTAGGGCAGCTCGGGTACTACTCCCACTACCAGGACTCAAACCTGTTCAGCCAAAGCAGCTACCAGTTCCTCCAGCTCGGCGTCCGGTTCTACGATGCGCTGACGGGGCGGTTCACTCAGAGGGATCCGATCCAGGATGGACTGAACTGGTACTCCTACGTCGGCGGCAAGCCGCTAATGTGGGCGGATCCGTTCGGCCTTATGAGCCGCTGGCGTTTCGTGGACATGTGGGACGCATACATAGGTGGCACACAGAACAGGCCTTATCATCTGCCGATAACCGAGCTGAATCTCGACGCGATAGATATCTCAAAGTGGACCACCATGTATGGGCTGATCAATGGTGGTAGACCCGGGAAGTACCAGATTGACGAGTACCGACTGGTCAGTTTCGACCCAACGAAGAGCCTTTTCGACGCCTATGCTGTCGGCACACTAGAGTTGCGAATAAAAGGCACCCTCGAGATCTGCTCCGCGAATTCCTGGACGTTTGATGGTCGGGTGGTCGGGGATCGTGACACGTTCGACTTTCAGAGAAGTACTCACCGGACGAGAATGGCTGAGTTTCTAACGACTCTGGGGCGCTCGTTTGAAGGAGTGGGCGCAAAGCCGTACCCTGTTAGCATAGACGGTTATGCCCCCGTGGCCTGGGCATCGTTCCACCGACCGCCTGGTCAATACACAGTACCAAGACCACTTCTTGATCCGCTTAGGCTTATGCCAAATGTGCGGATGCCCTATTTCTAA
- a CDS encoding DUF1343 domain-containing protein, with translation MPRVKPGLEVMLEQKMEIIRGQRIGLVTNHSAVTGDFTHVVDALLAVGADIRALFGPEHGVRGDVADGREFVSYLDPRTGIQVHSLYGRTRKPTPEMLAGIDLMLFDIQDVGARFYTYLYTMSYCLQACAQNGTKFVVLDRPNPVNGTAVEGNILDTGFASFVGLHPIPIRHGFTVGEAAQFFNGELGFGADLEVVPCQGWKRAMYYDETGLPWIMPSPNLPTMDAAVLYTGLCYMEGTNVSEARGTSKPFEMVGAPFIDGYKLADRLNSLELPGVRFRPTSFYPSLSKHKEAQCFGVQAHVTDRGKLQTVPLGLHLVKALRDLFPKDFQFRAPGASGKRYFDLLLGTDKVREGIESGASVEEIMLPWRSGLEEFMVKRRPYLLYM, from the coding sequence ATGCCGAGAGTCAAACCCGGCCTCGAAGTAATGCTCGAGCAGAAGATGGAGATCATCCGCGGGCAGCGCATCGGCCTCGTGACGAACCACAGCGCCGTCACGGGCGACTTCACGCACGTCGTGGACGCCCTGCTCGCAGTGGGCGCCGACATCAGGGCGCTCTTCGGACCCGAGCACGGCGTCAGGGGCGACGTCGCGGACGGCCGGGAGTTCGTCTCGTACCTGGACCCCCGCACGGGCATTCAGGTCCACAGCCTCTACGGGCGCACCAGGAAGCCGACGCCCGAGATGCTCGCGGGCATTGACCTCATGCTATTCGACATCCAGGACGTCGGCGCGAGGTTCTACACATACCTCTACACCATGTCGTACTGCCTTCAGGCGTGCGCGCAGAACGGCACGAAGTTCGTCGTGCTCGACCGCCCGAACCCGGTGAACGGCACGGCGGTCGAGGGCAACATCCTCGACACCGGGTTCGCATCGTTCGTCGGCCTGCACCCGATCCCGATCCGGCACGGATTCACCGTCGGCGAGGCGGCGCAGTTCTTCAACGGAGAGCTGGGATTCGGCGCCGACCTCGAGGTCGTCCCGTGCCAGGGATGGAAGCGCGCGATGTACTACGACGAGACCGGCCTCCCGTGGATCATGCCTTCTCCGAACCTGCCGACGATGGACGCGGCGGTCCTCTACACCGGGCTCTGCTACATGGAGGGCACGAACGTCTCCGAGGCGCGCGGCACGAGCAAGCCGTTCGAGATGGTCGGCGCGCCCTTCATTGACGGCTACAAGCTCGCGGACCGCCTGAACTCGCTCGAACTGCCGGGCGTCCGCTTCCGGCCGACGAGTTTCTACCCGAGCCTCTCCAAGCACAAGGAGGCGCAGTGCTTCGGCGTGCAGGCGCACGTCACCGATCGGGGCAAGCTGCAGACCGTCCCGCTCGGCCTGCACCTCGTGAAGGCGCTGCGCGACCTCTTCCCGAAGGATTTCCAGTTCCGCGCGCCGGGAGCGTCCGGCAAGCGGTACTTCGACCTCCTGCTCGGCACGGACAAGGTTCGCGAGGGGATCGAGTCGGGCGCGTCGGTGGAGGAGATCATGCTCCCGTGGCGGAGCGGCCTCGAGGAGTTTATGGTGAAGCGGCGGCCGTATCTGCTCTACATGTAG
- a CDS encoding DUF1343 domain-containing protein, whose translation MAKVKPGLETLIGERMDLVEGKRVGLITNHSAVTSDTTHILDALLGAGVNITALFAPEHGIRGDIADGGEVVSGKDSRTGITEHSIYGGSGKPTPEMLEDVDVLIYDLQDIGARYYTFMSTMTNCMQAAAESGKGFIVLDRPNPVNGVTVDGQVLEMDCTSFIGLHAIPDRPGMTIGELAAMFNDTLGYGTNLTVVKCKGWSRGMWWEETGLPWVVPSPNIPTVDSALAFTITCLIEGTNLSEGRGITRPFEIVGAPFVDPFKLADHLNAVGLPGVRFRPAHFIPRTSKHQGVSCRGVQIHFMDRNAVQTVRTGLHVVKALRDLHPNDFEFLPVNSSGRNHFAHVVGSLKTQSGLEAGVPADDIYASYMDGLDWFKKQRERYLLY comes from the coding sequence ATGGCAAAAGTCAAGCCCGGTCTGGAAACGCTGATCGGCGAGCGGATGGATCTCGTCGAGGGCAAGCGAGTCGGTCTCATCACGAACCACAGCGCGGTCACGAGCGACACGACGCACATCCTCGACGCGCTGCTCGGCGCGGGCGTCAACATCACCGCGCTCTTCGCCCCCGAGCACGGCATCCGGGGAGACATCGCGGACGGCGGCGAGGTGGTTTCGGGCAAGGATTCGCGCACCGGCATCACCGAGCACAGCATCTACGGCGGATCGGGGAAGCCGACGCCCGAAATGCTGGAGGATGTGGACGTCCTGATCTACGACCTGCAGGACATCGGCGCGCGGTACTACACGTTCATGTCCACGATGACGAACTGCATGCAGGCCGCGGCGGAGAGCGGCAAGGGGTTCATCGTGCTCGACCGCCCGAACCCGGTGAACGGGGTGACCGTGGACGGGCAGGTGCTCGAGATGGACTGCACCTCCTTCATCGGCCTGCACGCGATCCCCGACCGCCCGGGCATGACGATCGGCGAGCTGGCAGCGATGTTCAACGACACCCTCGGATACGGCACGAACCTGACCGTCGTGAAGTGCAAGGGATGGTCGCGCGGGATGTGGTGGGAGGAGACGGGCCTGCCGTGGGTCGTGCCCTCGCCGAACATACCGACGGTGGACAGCGCGCTCGCGTTCACGATCACCTGCCTGATCGAGGGGACGAACCTCTCGGAGGGGCGCGGGATCACCCGGCCGTTCGAGATCGTCGGCGCGCCGTTCGTTGACCCGTTCAAGCTGGCGGACCACCTGAACGCGGTCGGGCTGCCCGGAGTGCGGTTCAGGCCGGCGCACTTCATCCCCCGCACGTCGAAGCACCAGGGCGTCTCCTGCAGGGGGGTGCAGATCCACTTCATGGACCGGAATGCGGTCCAGACCGTCCGCACGGGACTGCACGTGGTGAAGGCGCTGCGCGACCTGCATCCGAACGACTTCGAGTTCCTGCCGGTAAACTCGTCGGGGCGCAACCACTTCGCGCACGTCGTCGGCAGCCTCAAGACTCAATCCGGGCTGGAGGCGGGAGTCCCCGCGGATGACATCTATGCGTCGTACATGGACGGCCTCGATTGGTTCAAGAAGCAGCGAGAGAGGTATCTGCTGTACTAG